ggactaaagcaatcacaacgattgcatataaccacgttatctcttgtgtcgatttacatttctggcatttataatctttcgttcattaagtgggttagtaatcttgtagaattactatcggtgagtgatcttgttgaatcacttgcgttgttttgggtcctaatatccttacatgtTGGATAATGCTGCAAAAACTAACTTAATATAAACAAATGTACAATTCCTGAAACTTATCCAAGGTTAATAAAAACTTCATAGGGCCGTGATGTCTTTCTAGCTACTAACTAAAATTATTACACTTCAAGCAACCAAAATTAGTTTATTATGTTTGGGTAATGATTTTCAACTAGGAAAATTATATGAGGACTTGAACTTTTTAGTAGTTTGAACGACTGAAATTTAATGGCTGGAGTACGACAGTTGCTACTTAAAAACTCTGGTAAAAAAGTGTAATGaccacatatatatagtatatatacacCGTCACCTTAAGATCATAACCAATGATACCACATCTATAGGATTGGCTGTGATTGAAATTATAGCCACTGCACTGCTACACCAGTAACAAATAATAGCTAAGAAAATATTTATATAGTAGACTTAACATCGTGTAAGTGAGGAAGATTGAAAACGTAAACCAAAGCAACAGTATATCATCATAATAAGTCCAATGTTGTAAAGTGATCTGAAATAAAATTATATTCAACTTTAACCTTCATCATCGGTAGGACTTTCAGGAACAACTAGATGCTTAACAATAATTTTTACCATATCTGATGCTCGTGGGATGTTTGAGATAACTCTTAACATCAAATCCTTATCAATTGTACTTCTAATGTGTATAATCACCACCTTCAGCATGGGTGACCTGGCCATTATAAGTTTCAAAAACTCCATCCCTTGTATCTCGTGATTGAATTTAAGCTCCAATTCCTTCAAATGTTCCAACCAAATATCTGAATACTCTGTCGCCGTAAGGGAGTCTATTCCTAATGTCTCTTCAGGATCTTCAATACTCTACATGAAGCGTGAGTCTTACTTGTGCTAGTATAATTTGCCATGACATGAGAAATAAAGCAAACTAGATATTATAAAATTGATGTTTCTTACCTGTAGCTTAATTTTCTCCAAATTCGGCGAGCTCCTGATCAAACTAACAGCGAAATGCAACCCATCGCCCATAAAAAATGGCTCATGTAAAACCGCATATTTGAGGTGCACTAATTGGGTAGGTATCTTTGGTAGAGAAGAGTCGGACTATAAACCAAACATATATGTTACTAGATGCAACAAAGTTCCTCTTTTCCAAGTTAAATAAATTGTACACAAATATTACCTGATGAACGTACTCATAGTCACTGTCAAGATACAGCTGTTGAATTGCTGGCATATATCCAAGTAGCTCACATATGAAAGCGCGACTAAAAATAGgacttaaattattattatcatcactgaTATTAACCTGCAGCAACTTACAATTTTCAGATAATTTACAAAAGCCTGTGAGGATTAAAATTCTAGTAGTAACTTACCATAGCGAAACTCTTAAGTAATGGAGATTTTGATACAAGATGTATAATCAATTCTTTTGAAATGACTAAATTGATCAGGTTTATGCTTTCGAGACAACCAAATCCATTAATTGTTGTTGGCTGATGGTCAAGATTACAATGTTGGAGATATAGACTAGTCAGCTGATGCAATGAGAAAAAAGATAAGGGTAACTTATAACCATTCAGTTCAAGTGTCAATTTCTTGACAGTATTCTTCCTCGACAAATAAGTAATTATTTGGTCGATTTCAACACATTTATTATCTGCATCAATGGAAAGGGAGAGCTCAAGTATTGAACCCTGGTGCATTAACAAAACTTGGTGTATAGCATAAAATAGTTTACATCTCCCGGTCAActctttcatttcatcaaacataTCTTCCTCATTAACCACAAGTTTAGGGATTCGGTTCCAACTATATCTCCACCTCTTTGAGAGGATGCTCGTCCTGACTGCATCTCTTATCGGTACCATACAAAGAATGGCTTCTATTATGTATTGAGGAACGCCACTGATTATATCCGAAGACGAACATTCAGGTTTCATCTTAGCAGGATGATGTCATAGACAAATACTAATGATGCTGTAGAAACAAATTACAGTAACACTCAATTGAAAGATAATCTATGTTGAATACACACAATAACAAAATTGAACAATTAATGAACAAGTAATGCATACATAAATCAGGAATGAAATTATTGTACCGACAGACAAACCTTACTGGTAAGTGGTACCTatccaattcatacataaaaataaGACAGCGTGGTTCACTTATGTATAGTTTAACTTCATTTCAGGTTGctatatgtttaaaatatacagCCTAACAATACTCGCTACTATCTGATGTTATTCGGTTAGCATATTTTCAATTTTAACGTACGGTTGTATTAGTGTTATACACATATTTATGTGTATTTAGCAaactttcatacaataacagctaatCATATTAGGTCTTGTTCTTCAAAACTTTTAAAAGGCTATCAGGTAATTGCATTAGAACTTAAAGCAAAAAGATCAGAGAAAACTGTAAGTAGCTAGCTCTATTGTTTTTGGTTGGTACATGTTAACACTTAGCAGCAAATGTTTCCACAGATTCGATTAATGTGTAACTAACTAATTATACAACGTGGCAAACCTCCTaattaaactcatctaaaacatgaaTGGTATCCCCTAAAATTTCAGAAAATTGATGGTAAACGAATCGAAAACAAGCATAAAAAATCATAAAAAAAGGATGTTATCCCTAAATTTTTAAAGTTATAACTGAAATTGAACACAAGCATATAAAAAATCTTCATCATACGAATACTAATTATATAGTAACAAATGTTGAACATACCTGAGTTAAAATTCGAGAGAACCTCGCCCCATCAGTTTGAACTGTGTTTTCATACTAATCAAAATACTAATTTTACACATTTTGTCTGTGTGTTTAACGATAGCTAACTTTTCCCCCTTAGGCTGTTTGACAAAAACCCTTCAAATTGAATGAAAAACATACGGGGTAAATGAAGTATACTGTATACTAGTTCAAgtgaaaaaaaattatttaaatacACGTGCGTAGTTACCATTGTTGGCCGTGGGACCAGTTCCTTTAATCATGGATTACACGATTTTCCTTTCACATGTTGTCCGTGGGACCGGTCGGTGTGGGATTGCTAGAGGAACGGCTTacccttctttttttttttaccattgtTGTTAAAGAGTTATGTGATTTAATTAgtgatgcgggtgagctgggcattgtaaccagcaacacagccagcacgagctcaaaagatgttacacccgaatcaggccaaaCAATGGTTGTGTTGCCATCTCTTTCTAATCACTTAAGTGTTTTCGGAGCTAGTCCAAGAAGCTCAGGAgttaccctacttcagtccttaaactgatgtagttatgttttcatgaataaagtttttgatagttgaaggcaagccagcaattaagaagaaccagctagccggaccagcaaatgagcttagttcagctagtaaagctttaattcactcagccgggtaaccagcaaaaCGAACCAGCAAAGTTATATTTAGacgaaccagctagttcaaccagctgaagaattttagttcaaccagcactcaaaacttagttcaaccagcagACGACGCTGTTTTCTTTCTGAAGGGCTAGCGTgctgatacgattcaaagtttaACTTATgctttcaataaaccggtcaggacatgtgcttaacacgtgtgtggatgttctagaagaatgttagctgtccaagaaagattctcatctatcattggctgctttttatcatgggaggagcactaccaaatgacaggctttttgcagattgtgtcctttattcttattggctaatttgtaattgttcgTCCTTTTTGTCTcgatttcctttttatgtttttgtcttatctagaaagtagctgtaaagcttctcctataaatagagagctcttgtaattctAAAACTCAGTTGATGAATGaatgaaagtttgatagagcttatctatttacaaaaatctctgtgtctttacgaatctttgattccggtggctaagagtggtttttttatcagtgtttgtggtgttactttatcaaacattgtggtgaaatccaaatcttcatatctgatattatagttgtggtgaaatctttatcagctgtagttgaagatttgaAGTGTTTCTATATCTCTAATTGtagtggtatctttatcaattaagggtttatctctatcctttgtgttcttatttcagagttttatactttgttttggggctgttactgttacaaattgggggtttagtgttcagatctgttgggtgaagaaagcttgttctaaattgcgtttttaaagtcataattacgcatcaaagtggtaccagagcttaggttgttcaatcgaagctttcttatcatttttattgttgtttcagttcatactctgttttTGAGCTGAAAAGCTTATTTCCAGATCTGATTTGAAATGGCTGAGATTCCTAGAAACATGACTCTTGAAGAAGCCCATAATCTTCgaagagatagagctattgaagctctGCAACATTAGATGGAGAGGATGGTTAATATGTTGGAAGATGGTGTgccaagaagaaatagaaccagatctgaaaatggagatacaacCATTGTGTCTTATAGTGCTGAATCTGAAGATGGTAGCCATGGatctactgatggatctcatgcttcttcacaaaAAAGAAGAAGGCGTAGGAAACGagctgatgatttgaaagatatcaagatagatccaCCTGATTTTGAAGGGTCCTCTAATCCTGAAGATTACTATGAATGGGTTTAGACCATGGatagaattatggaggttaaaggctaTGATGATAAAAAGGCCTTTAAAGTTGCTGTAATCAGATTAAAGAAGTATGCTTCTATGTGGTATGATAATCTGAAAAAGGAAAGGCAATATGAAGGAAAGAAGACAATCAAAACCCGATCCAAGTTAAAAGAGTGTATGCAAAAGAGgtttgttcctcaagcttacaagCAAGATCTGTATATCCAGATGAATACACTAAAACAAGGCAGCATGAATGTTGTTAattacatcagagagtttgagCAGCTGAAAATTCGTACCAATGTTAAAGAAGCTGAATAACACACTATATCAAGATTTGTTGGAGGCTTAAATGCTTCTATTGCTAACCAAGTTGAAATGCAACttctatgtgaaatgtcccgttcatattgattataaacgtttcatattaattgatttcgttgcgaggttttgacctctatatgagacgtttttcaaagactgcattcatttttaaaaaaaccataacctttattttatcaataaaggttttaaaaacattacgtagattatcaaataatgataatctaaaatatactgtttacacacgaccattacataatggtttacaatagaaatatattacatcgacatatgtttcttgaatgcagtttttacacaatatcatacaaacatggactccaaatcttgtccttatttttgtatgcaacagcggaagctcttaatattcacctgagaataaacatgctttaaacgtcaacaaaaatgttggtgagttataggtttaacctatatatatcaaatcgtaacaatagaccacaagatttcatatttcaatacacatcccatacatagagataaaaaaaatcattcatatggtgaacacctggtaaccgacattaacaagatgcatatataagaatatccccatcattccgggacacccttcggatatgatataaatttcaaagtactaaagcatccggtactttggatggggtttgttaggcccaatagatctatctttaggattcgcgtcaattagggtgtctgttccctaattcttagattaccagacttaataaaaaggggcatattagatttcgataattcaaccatagaatgtagtttcacgtacttgtgtctattttgtaaatcatttataaaacctgcatgtattctcatctcaaaaatattagattttaaaagtgagactataactcactttcacagatatttccttcctcggaaataagacttggccacggattgattcacgaacctatacaaatatgtacatatatatcaaagtatgatcaaaatataattacaaccatttttattatgttttaaagatttgagtgtattaagtcagctatcctcgttagtaacctacaactagttgtccacagttagatgtacagaaataaatcgatatatatattatcttgaatgtaagacccgtttatttgttgtgtacataagtgtaattaagatacttgaagtggggtttggtTGTACATTTTAAAAGGGGGAAAGAATATGATCTGAGGGAGTGGCGCACCgcgcggccatttggcgcgccgcgccattgttctgtgacagattccttttaattagatattttgagggcaaattggtaaaatcacaaggaatccgactttaagacttgggatcagttgttggggcctcatttactccatttccaccaacttaatcatcttccattaaatcctagagagagaggaggttctagagtgagaaagctccattaaaggaagaaagaggttgaatcgggtcttagtgtgagtttcaaagttgttcatcagtggtatgctctaatcttgatttcttgattttaatttgattatgggttaaggtttggggtaagtgatgaaccttaaacccatttgttagtaaattgggtgttttgggtgaatttgggtcatgtagacccaaagatgactaactagggttttcaaagtattaaactatatttatgagcctaaattggttagttaaagtactagcacacttatgtatatgtaaatgggtgttaagtgggttagtgggtgacccgaaatgggtatattgactttaaatggtcaaatgggtcatgatggacctaagtgggtaaatgtatgtgtttgatgcataaactttgtattggaaagtgtcttaggacctaacttggataatgattagggttttagggatgttaacccaaatattagggttagggttgcaaatgggtcaaaattgcaccatggggcgagataaccctagaatggagttttagttggttgaccaacttgagtttgtgattgatattatgaataatgtaataggtatgttacattgaagatttcggagttggttgaccaacttgagttttagttggttgaccaacttgagtttgtgattgatattatgaataatgtaataggtacgttacattgaagatttccgagcttgattatctttcacaagagattttgaggtgagtggagtaattatacgtatgtgtatatgacgcgtttatttgtgggtgttatggtatgaaccatcgagccggtagtgccataacatgtgtgcgataagatgtgaaccacgagccggtagcattgagtgtgaaccacgagccggtagcactataaaataagatgtgaaccacgagccggtagcatcgagtgtgaaccacgagccggtagcactataaaataagatgtgaaccacgagccggtagcatcgagtgtgaaccacgagcctgtagcaatataaaataagatgtgaaccacgagccgatagcatcgagtgtgaaccacgagccagtagcactataaaagagtatgactcaattgcgtatggtgtgaaccacgagccggtagcaccatagcgtttatggttaaccatattgagattgtcgattatttagcatattgtttatatatatatatatatatatatatatatatatatatatatatatatatatatatatatatatatacattgtgttgagtatatgctaatgttgttttgtgttaatgtacgacttgataagtgttttgggtacgatgacatgctaattgagttacaagttcgtatgaggtatttggtgaatgtgattgcaaatagatgagttatatatatgtatgtgtaattattgcattcactaagctttgcttaccctctcgttgtttacccttttataggttcgattgtggacaaggttaagggcatcatcttggattaaagatcctgtcgttgttagagaacgcttttgggatattagcttttggagtttgacctagacttgggtagtttaatcccaaacaccatgctcgtagtgtagtttggtacttaaactttttgatggtcgaaactcatatttagtattaaactcgtaaaacagccgatgtgggccccgcttggtaaaacttattttatggttgaatagtgttagttttacatatttgaatatgttgttaaaagcgttttgtctaattatgtcaggaagtggccgatctttttcacgtttcatgactttttggacagaccagtttggcgcgccgcgcggccatatggcgcgccgcgccatgtgcggttccagcaaaaaaaaattattttgatatttttacgcgggttgttcgtggtttggtttgggttgttacaagtggtatcagagcatggtctaagggatttaggtgacttgagataggcgcctagacttagactttttgtgtgagcgttatgcgggacttgtaggactttgggtcaaatcgggttttggttagtgcataggtttatgtgaactaatcatacgctattgttttgtgtggtatttgaaatcgtcaagcgagatagacgtggtactagtgagttaatgcgatgtgctcgcgtaacaatgattagctaccattgttacgggttcaaatattGTCAAACaaacgatgtacgatgattgttgagcaagatggggtagtgtggtgtatatgtatatacatatgtgttaagtcctttcgttttgttgcttaatttacttcgttttatagaatgaagatgagaaatggacacgacaccaatgacggaagtacgagtgaggacgttgaactcacggccaaggttgaggccatctttaaaaggctaaagaaggattttcttgacgatgtccgaaaggtcttccaagagtcggtcgatggacaagtgaccaaaatgatcaatgatcgaatgaaagccgcaatagaggaggctttagaggctagaaacatttatcctcgaggcgaaaggggtgaaggtaatggtgggggtggaaggcgggacttccactataaaaatttcaaggatactcaacctccgatgtttaatggggtgagggatccattgaaaagcacttattggatttctgatatcgagggagcgttccgtaccgcggagtgtcctcccgagaagatgacgaggtatgggtctagcatcttgcgcgaagagggcaagttgtggtgggacgataaaatcaaattatatggtgaagagcaatgcatgtacttgacatgggaggaatttaagaaggaattcttccaagaataccgaacttcttccgatcttgataaaatccgggacgagttgcaccatttgcgacaaggttcaatggacttggttactctcaagtctaccttcttggcaaagactcgtttttttcCAGAGtacgttggtgatgatcacaagttgatgctagatttctaccgtactttaagtgatgagttgaagggtaagattagccggggaatggctaagtcattTGAAGATTTATAtgaattggctaggggttttgagccggaggttccaaggaaaagagATTTCACTTTTTCGAAaataaagtttgaaggttcgagctattcgaacttttcaaataaaaagaacaagaaaggctccgaaagcgttaatagtgtgaagaagggtgcttccggaggtttcggactcacgtgttataattgtaatcaaagagggcacatcgcccgtgattgtaccaaggcgacgaccaagcttacttgttttaattgtggtaaagagggacacAAGAGGCAATGTCCCGATTTAaataatgatcatgtgaagaagttggagagaacggcgggtacggctaggggtcgcaattacttgatgaccaatgatgaggccaagcaatccaacgaagttgtttcaggtacttttatggttaactctaatccggcaaggatcctatttgatagcggtgcaaatttgtcgtttgtatctctaaaatttgtgcctagacttaatagacctttagctaagttaagtcgtccggtagaagtcaaaatagtagACGGCAAGACGGtggtagtggttgatgtgtgtaaaaattgtaatgtcatTTTTGgggccgaaaactttaagattgatcttatcccgatgactttaggcgatttcgatatcgttgttggtatggattggctcgatcataatagagccga
This window of the Rutidosis leptorrhynchoides isolate AG116_Rl617_1_P2 chromosome 7, CSIRO_AGI_Rlap_v1, whole genome shotgun sequence genome carries:
- the LOC139858743 gene encoding F-box/FBD/LRR-repeat protein At1g13570-like; translation: MKPECSSSDIISGVPQYIIEAILCMVPIRDAVRTSILSKRWRYSWNRIPKLVVNEEDMFDEMKELTGRCKLFYAIHQVLLMHQGSILELSLSIDADNKCVEIDQIITYLSRKNTVKKLTLELNGYKLPLSFFSLHQLTSLYLQHCNLDHQPTTINGFGCLESINLINLVISKELIIHLVSKSPLLKSFAMVNISDDNNNLSPIFSRAFICELLGYMPAIQQLYLDSDYEYVHQSDSSLPKIPTQLVHLKYAVLHEPFFMGDGLHFAVSLIRSSPNLEKIKLQSIEDPEETLGIDSLTATEYSDIWLEHLKELELKFNHEIQGMEFLKLIMARSPMLKVVIIHIRSTIDKDLMLRVISNIPRASDMVKIIVKHLVVPESPTDDEG